A portion of the Sandaracinobacteroides saxicola genome contains these proteins:
- a CDS encoding glutathione S-transferase family protein, which yields MSLTLYTNPKSRGRTVRFMLEELGVPYDTVVLDYGTSMKAPDYLAINPMGKVPAIRHGDQIVTESAACCAYLADAFPEKGLAPPPARRGSYYRWLFFGAGPVESAIMDRYRRIENDAEAQVMAGYGSFDAMVAALDVAVRANPWLAGEDFSAADVYAGSQIDWPMQFGMLQGTPALNAYVERLRDRPAYRRAKSLDDG from the coding sequence GGAGGAGCTGGGCGTGCCCTATGACACGGTCGTGCTGGACTATGGCACCAGCATGAAGGCGCCCGACTATCTCGCCATCAACCCGATGGGCAAGGTGCCGGCCATCCGCCACGGCGACCAGATCGTCACCGAATCCGCGGCGTGCTGCGCCTATCTCGCCGATGCCTTCCCGGAAAAGGGTCTGGCGCCCCCGCCGGCCCGGCGCGGCTCCTACTATCGCTGGCTGTTCTTCGGCGCCGGCCCGGTCGAATCGGCGATCATGGATCGCTACCGCAGAATCGAAAATGATGCCGAGGCGCAGGTCATGGCCGGCTATGGCAGCTTCGATGCCATGGTCGCGGCGCTCGATGTCGCCGTGCGCGCCAACCCCTGGCTCGCCGGCGAGGACTTCAGCGCCGCGGACGTCTATGCCGGATCGCAGATCGACTGGCCGATGCAGTTCGGCATGCTTCAGGGCACGCCCGCGCTCAACGCCTATGTCGAGCGCCTGCGCGACCGCCCCGCCTACAGGCGCGCCAAATCGCTCGACGACGGATAA
- the gpmA gene encoding 2,3-diphosphoglycerate-dependent phosphoglycerate mutase has translation MPTLVLIRHGQSAWNLENRFTGWWDVDVTEKGAAEARAAGELLAAKGFDFDQVFTSVQMRAIKTANIVLEAMGRLWLPMTKDWRLNERHYGGLTGLNKAETAALHGEEQVLIWRRSFDVPPPPMEAGSAYDLSADRRYAGIEVPVAESLKDTIARVLPYFETAIAPELRRGQRVLVAAHGNSLRALVKHLSGISDADILHEEIPTGAPLVYELDADLQLVERYYPSSSDLARL, from the coding sequence ATGCCGACGCTGGTGCTGATCCGCCACGGGCAATCCGCCTGGAACCTGGAGAACCGTTTCACCGGCTGGTGGGATGTGGATGTGACCGAAAAGGGCGCCGCCGAGGCGCGGGCGGCGGGCGAGCTGCTGGCGGCAAAAGGCTTTGATTTCGACCAGGTGTTCACCAGCGTGCAGATGCGCGCCATCAAGACGGCGAACATCGTGCTGGAGGCGATGGGTCGGCTGTGGCTGCCGATGACCAAGGACTGGCGGCTGAACGAGCGGCATTATGGCGGGCTGACGGGCCTGAACAAGGCCGAGACGGCGGCGCTGCACGGCGAGGAACAGGTGCTGATATGGCGGCGCAGTTTCGACGTGCCGCCACCGCCGATGGAGGCGGGGAGCGCCTATGACCTCTCCGCCGACCGGCGCTATGCCGGCATCGAGGTGCCGGTGGCGGAAAGTCTGAAGGATACGATCGCGCGCGTGCTGCCCTATTTCGAAACCGCGATCGCGCCGGAACTGCGGCGCGGGCAGCGGGTGCTGGTGGCGGCGCACGGCAATTCGCTGCGGGCGCTGGTGAAGCATCTGTCCGGCATCAGCGACGCCGACATCCTGCACGAGGAGATCCCGACAGGGGCGCCGCTGGTCTATGAGTTGGACGCCGATTTGCAGCTGGTGGAACGCTATTATCCGTCGTCGAGCGATTTGGCGCGCCTGTAG
- a CDS encoding GNAT family N-acetyltransferase, translated as MRIVEDDLSGDAIAKLITAHVTEARAVTPEGFSFALDLASLRAPDMTFWSAWIGGELAGMAALKDLGDGHGEVKSMRTAADFQRRGVAAALLAHLVAVARARGWTRLSLETGTSDDYAAARALYARFGFVPCAPFGDYPDSPHNICYTMEL; from the coding sequence ATGCGCATCGTCGAGGATGACCTGTCCGGCGACGCCATCGCCAAGCTGATCACCGCGCATGTCACGGAGGCGCGGGCGGTGACGCCGGAGGGGTTCAGCTTCGCGCTCGACCTGGCGTCGCTGCGGGCGCCGGACATGACCTTCTGGTCGGCATGGATCGGCGGGGAGCTGGCCGGGATGGCGGCGTTGAAGGATCTGGGCGACGGGCATGGCGAGGTGAAGTCCATGCGCACCGCGGCGGACTTCCAGCGGCGGGGCGTGGCGGCGGCGCTGCTGGCGCACCTGGTCGCAGTGGCGCGCGCGCGGGGCTGGACGCGGTTGAGCCTGGAGACGGGGACGTCCGACGATTATGCCGCGGCGCGGGCCTTGTACGCGCGGTTCGGGTTTGTGCCCTGCGCGCCGTTCGGGGATTATCCCGACAGCCCGCATAACATATGCTATACGATGGAGCTTTGA
- a CDS encoding M14 family metallopeptidase gives MTIAIHSAFDSGNIEVRGIEGDGATLGIRRDAGGEFFQWFHFRVTAKPGTVATLRITGLNASAYPLGWPGYRARVSGDRVHWTQAETTFDKAVDEGTLTIVAPLQTGALWVAYFAPYSMERHHDLVARMAAMPGVTLRVLGQSLDGQAMDCLTLGDGPKQVWLYARQHPGETMAEWWMEGALALLTDAADSVARALRAKATFHIVPNMNPDGSRRGYLRTNAAGANLNREWANPSAERSPEVLCVRDAMDATGVDFALDVHGDEALPHNFIAGFEGIPGITEKQLALLNRYKAELARLSPDFQTRVGYPPAGAGKANLTMSTNAVAHRFGAVAGTLEMPFKDAKEMPDAVHGWSPERSAALARDCLRALALIIDGL, from the coding sequence ATGACGATCGCGATCCACAGCGCCTTTGATTCGGGCAATATCGAGGTGCGCGGCATCGAGGGTGATGGGGCGACGCTGGGCATCCGTCGCGATGCCGGCGGCGAATTCTTCCAGTGGTTCCATTTCCGCGTGACGGCCAAGCCGGGGACGGTGGCGACGCTGCGAATCACGGGGTTGAACGCGTCCGCCTATCCGCTGGGCTGGCCGGGCTATCGCGCGCGGGTGAGCGGCGACCGGGTGCATTGGACGCAGGCGGAGACGACTTTCGATAAGGCTGTCGACGAAGGCACGCTGACGATCGTGGCGCCGCTGCAGACGGGCGCGCTGTGGGTGGCCTATTTCGCGCCCTACAGCATGGAGCGGCATCATGACCTGGTGGCGCGCATGGCGGCGATGCCGGGCGTGACCCTGCGCGTGCTGGGGCAGAGCCTGGACGGGCAGGCGATGGATTGCCTGACCCTGGGCGACGGGCCGAAACAGGTGTGGCTCTATGCCCGGCAGCATCCGGGCGAGACGATGGCGGAATGGTGGATGGAGGGCGCGCTTGCCCTGCTGACCGACGCCGCCGATTCCGTCGCGCGGGCGCTGCGGGCGAAGGCGACGTTCCACATCGTGCCGAACATGAACCCGGATGGCTCCCGCCGGGGGTATCTCAGGACCAATGCGGCGGGGGCGAATTTGAATCGCGAATGGGCAAACCCGAGCGCGGAGCGCTCGCCCGAGGTGTTGTGCGTGCGCGATGCGATGGATGCGACGGGCGTGGATTTCGCGCTGGACGTGCATGGCGACGAGGCGCTGCCGCACAATTTCATCGCCGGGTTCGAGGGGATTCCCGGGATCACCGAGAAGCAGCTGGCGCTGTTGAACCGGTACAAGGCGGAACTGGCGCGGTTGTCGCCGGATTTCCAGACGCGGGTGGGCTATCCGCCGGCGGGCGCGGGGAAGGCGAACCTGACGATGAGCACCAATGCGGTGGCGCATCGGTTCGGCGCGGTGGCCGGCACGCTGGAGATGCCGTTCAAGGATGCGAAGGAGATGCCCGACGCGGTGCACGGCTGGTCGCCCGAACGCAGCGCGGCGCTGGCGCGCGATTGCCTGCGGGCGCTGGCGCTGATCATCGACGGGCTGTGA
- a CDS encoding DUF4136 domain-containing protein, which yields MRHGAKLGLGLVPLLLAACAQPGLQADVTRFHLAPPPPRSTVAVVSADPRVTDSLEFRGQAAAVARGLEAAGYRSAPPESAEVIATMTVTQSVQAGVPKPSPFRIGIGGGTFGGGVGIGGSVNVPVGQSTPTQVRTTMLALQMKRKSDQSVVWEGRATTVEDGVLKAPVVEALAGALLQGFPGESGKTVRVKLK from the coding sequence ATGCGGCATGGGGCGAAGCTGGGGCTGGGGTTGGTGCCGCTGTTGCTGGCGGCCTGCGCGCAGCCGGGGTTGCAGGCGGATGTGACGCGCTTCCACCTGGCGCCGCCGCCGCCGCGCTCCACCGTGGCGGTGGTGAGCGCCGATCCGCGCGTGACGGACAGCCTGGAGTTTCGCGGGCAGGCGGCCGCGGTGGCGCGGGGCCTGGAGGCGGCGGGCTATCGCAGTGCGCCGCCGGAGAGCGCGGAGGTGATCGCCACCATGACGGTGACGCAGAGCGTGCAGGCGGGCGTGCCGAAGCCGTCGCCGTTCCGCATTGGCATCGGCGGCGGCACCTTCGGCGGGGGCGTGGGGATCGGCGGCAGCGTCAATGTGCCGGTGGGGCAATCGACGCCGACGCAGGTGCGCACGACGATGCTGGCGTTGCAGATGAAGCGAAAGAGCGACCAGAGCGTGGTGTGGGAAGGCCGGGCGACCACGGTCGAGGATGGGGTGTTGAAGGCGCCGGTGGTGGAGGCGCTGGCCGGCGCGCTGTTGCAGGGTTTTCCCGGCGAATCAGGCAAGACGGTGCGGGTGAAGCTGAAATAG
- the ykgO gene encoding type B 50S ribosomal protein L36, producing MKIRNSLKSLKGRHRDNRVIRRRGRTYVINKTNRRFKARQG from the coding sequence ATGAAGATCCGCAACAGCCTGAAGTCGCTCAAGGGGCGGCATCGCGACAACCGCGTCATTCGCCGCCGCGGCCGCACCTACGTCATCAACAAGACCAACCGCCGCTTCAAGGCCCGCCAGGGCTGA
- a CDS encoding HAD family hydrolase codes for MTIRAAVFDVGHVLYDWDPRYLYAKLIPDPARLDWFLSHVVTHAWHFQHDAGRAFADTSAELIAQYPAERALIELYAPRWLETVGDPVPGMAAIVAALHARGVPLYAITNFSAEFWSLFRPTAPVFDAFTDIIVSGAERLVKPDPAIYALAKRRFTLDTGEAIFIDDRPDNVAAAEAAGWIGHQFTDAASLKRRLTHLKLLG; via the coding sequence ATGACGATACGTGCCGCGGTCTTCGACGTCGGCCATGTCCTCTATGACTGGGACCCGCGCTACCTCTACGCCAAGCTCATCCCCGATCCGGCGCGGCTGGACTGGTTTCTCAGCCACGTCGTCACCCACGCCTGGCATTTCCAGCATGACGCCGGCCGCGCCTTTGCCGACACCAGCGCCGAGCTGATCGCGCAATATCCAGCCGAACGCGCGCTCATCGAACTCTACGCCCCGCGCTGGCTGGAAACCGTCGGCGACCCCGTCCCCGGCATGGCGGCCATCGTCGCCGCGCTGCACGCCCGCGGCGTGCCGCTCTACGCCATCACCAACTTCTCCGCCGAGTTCTGGTCCCTGTTCCGCCCCACCGCCCCCGTTTTCGACGCCTTCACCGACATCATCGTCTCCGGCGCCGAAAGGTTGGTGAAACCCGATCCAGCCATCTATGCACTGGCAAAACGCCGTTTCACCCTTGATACAGGCGAGGCCATCTTCATCGATGACCGGCCGGACAATGTCGCCGCCGCCGAAGCCGCCGGCTGGATCGGCCACCAGTTCACCGACGCCGCCAGCCTGAAACGCCGGCTCACGCACCTGAAACTACTCGGGTAG
- a CDS encoding YciI family protein: protein MTAAGVKVAATAESLWTGLGESAKALAVPTFAIHCIDKPLSAELRAATRPEHLRYLKAAVEKVVVAGPLLDDAGAPIGSMLLMNFPDRKAAVAFAAKDPYAEVGLFASVAVTAWRQVLPEN, encoded by the coding sequence ATGACGGCGGCGGGCGTCAAGGTGGCTGCGACGGCGGAAAGCCTATGGACCGGCCTGGGGGAAAGTGCCAAAGCCTTGGCGGTGCCGACCTTTGCGATCCACTGCATCGACAAGCCGCTGTCCGCGGAATTGCGGGCGGCGACGCGCCCGGAGCATCTGCGCTATCTGAAGGCGGCCGTCGAGAAGGTGGTGGTGGCGGGGCCGCTGCTGGATGATGCCGGGGCGCCCATCGGCTCGATGCTGCTGATGAACTTTCCCGATCGCAAGGCGGCGGTGGCGTTCGCGGCGAAGGACCCCTATGCCGAGGTCGGGCTGTTCGCGAGCGTGGCGGTGACCGCCTGGCGGCAGGTACTGCCCGAAAACTAA
- the rpmB gene encoding 50S ribosomal protein L28 — protein sequence MSRVCELTAKGRQVGHNVSHANNKTKRTFLPNLQPVTLMSDALGRSIRLRVSTHGLRSVEHVGGLDNWLLKTSEADLSLKARRLKREVAKKVAPAA from the coding sequence ATGTCGCGCGTCTGCGAACTCACCGCCAAAGGTCGGCAGGTCGGCCACAATGTCAGCCACGCCAACAACAAGACCAAGCGCACCTTCCTGCCCAACCTGCAACCGGTCACGCTGATGTCGGATGCGCTCGGCCGCTCGATCCGCCTCCGCGTTTCCACCCACGGCCTGCGCTCGGTCGAGCATGTCGGCGGCCTCGACAACTGGCTGCTGAAGACCAGCGAAGCTGACCTCAGCCTGAAGGCCCGCCGGCTGAAGCGCGAAGTCGCCAAGAAAGTCGCACCGGCCGCCTGA
- a CDS encoding GNAT family N-acetyltransferase, with the protein MHRPPARIATDTDRAAALALLTAAFQSDPAMTYIWPDAASRARRLPALFAAIWDDDHAQGGTAFVTAGGEAATLWLPPGHQPLSLAAVLPRLPLFIRLLGGGFFRALANTQAMERHRPRYPHHYLHFAGCHPTHQGKGHGGRAIRAGLARADADGLPAYLETATPTNVPLYESLGFRTLHQWTVGQTLPFWGMQRPASP; encoded by the coding sequence ATGCACCGCCCGCCCGCACGGATCGCAACCGATACCGACCGGGCCGCCGCCCTCGCCCTGCTCACCGCCGCGTTCCAAAGCGACCCGGCGATGACCTACATCTGGCCGGACGCCGCCAGCCGCGCCCGCCGCCTGCCCGCCCTGTTCGCCGCCATCTGGGATGACGACCATGCCCAGGGCGGCACGGCCTTCGTCACCGCCGGCGGCGAGGCCGCCACCCTCTGGCTGCCACCCGGCCACCAGCCCCTGTCCCTCGCCGCCGTGCTGCCGCGGCTCCCCCTCTTCATCCGCCTGCTCGGCGGCGGTTTCTTCCGCGCGCTCGCCAACACCCAGGCGATGGAACGCCACCGTCCCCGCTACCCGCACCATTACCTGCACTTCGCCGGCTGCCACCCCACGCACCAGGGCAAAGGCCACGGCGGCCGCGCCATCCGCGCCGGCCTCGCCCGCGCCGACGCCGACGGTCTCCCCGCCTACCTCGAAACCGCCACCCCCACCAACGTCCCGCTCTACGAATCGCTCGGCTTCCGCACCCTGCACCAATGGACCGTCGGCCAAACCCTCCCTTTCTGGGGCATGCAACGCCCTGCGAGTCCCTAA
- a CDS encoding esterase-like activity of phytase family protein → MAAPMFFETVKMLLAVAFGGAVALFAAGAPSAAGEVSEIAVRAEALAMNPEDAAADRVGRLRFMGGLVLRSDERRFGGWSALAWEGRCGRLLAVSDTGNWMAFEPVEGKGRLTGVGRAWLAPVLGADGAPPPTKEAGDAEAVSLSGGEADVAFEQTHRIQRYDGIDACAPETLAARARAVEAIPASGAWPRNGGAEAFTRLGDGRMLALSEEAAGPDGGRDALIWRDGKVERRFSWLPPSGFDPTDMVMVGTKALVLHRKFSPLTGAAAAIAVADIAGQLDGSATETLVRPEVLATIAPPLSVDNMEGMALRREGGRMFLYLMSDDNFRSVQRTLLLKFELVGE, encoded by the coding sequence ATGGCCGCCCCCATGTTTTTCGAGACGGTGAAGATGCTGCTGGCGGTGGCGTTCGGGGGCGCGGTGGCGCTGTTCGCGGCCGGCGCGCCCTCCGCGGCGGGGGAGGTGAGCGAGATTGCGGTGCGGGCCGAAGCGCTGGCGATGAACCCGGAGGATGCGGCGGCGGACCGGGTGGGGCGGTTGCGCTTCATGGGCGGGCTGGTGCTGCGGTCCGACGAGCGGCGGTTCGGCGGCTGGTCTGCGCTGGCCTGGGAGGGGCGGTGCGGCCGGCTGCTGGCGGTGAGCGATACCGGCAACTGGATGGCGTTCGAGCCGGTGGAAGGCAAGGGGCGATTGACCGGCGTGGGGCGGGCCTGGCTGGCGCCGGTGCTGGGGGCGGATGGCGCGCCGCCGCCCACCAAGGAGGCGGGGGATGCCGAGGCGGTCTCGCTGAGCGGCGGTGAGGCGGACGTGGCGTTCGAGCAGACCCATCGCATCCAGCGTTATGACGGGATCGATGCGTGCGCGCCGGAGACGCTGGCGGCGCGGGCGCGGGCGGTGGAGGCGATTCCGGCGAGCGGCGCCTGGCCCCGCAATGGCGGCGCGGAGGCGTTCACGCGGCTGGGCGATGGGCGGATGCTGGCGCTTTCGGAAGAGGCGGCGGGGCCGGATGGCGGACGCGATGCGCTGATCTGGCGCGACGGCAAGGTGGAGCGGCGCTTCAGCTGGCTGCCGCCGAGCGGGTTCGATCCCACCGACATGGTGATGGTGGGCACGAAGGCGCTGGTGCTGCACCGGAAATTCTCGCCGTTGACGGGCGCGGCGGCGGCGATTGCCGTGGCGGACATTGCCGGCCAGCTGGACGGCAGCGCGACGGAAACGCTGGTGCGGCCGGAGGTGCTGGCGACGATCGCGCCGCCGCTGAGCGTGGACAATATGGAGGGGATGGCGCTGCGTCGGGAGGGGGGGCGGATGTTCCTCTATCTGATGTCGGATGACAATTTCCGGTCCGTGCAGCGGACGTTGTTGCTGAAGTTCGAGCTGGTGGGAGAGTGA
- the recQ gene encoding DNA helicase RecQ: MFPPPPPAARDCLTRIFGFADFRPSQGAIVGALCAGQDVAAIMPTGAGKSLCYQIPALVRPGTALVISPLIALMQDQVRALTGFGVRAASLTSADPADAQARTRAALERGALDLLYVSPERLATPAFQSLLATTRIALVAVDEAHCVSEWGHDFRPEYRLIRGVLDSLPNVPRIALTATADANTRADICANLGIDPANMLVAGFDRPNITYRVEPRRNPRAQITALLQKHPQASAIIYCRSRAQVDQIADALAAAGFPALPYHAGLDAPTRSANQARWAAEPGQIMVATVAFGMGVDKPDVRLVIHLGLPKSIEGYYQETGRAGRDGDPATAVTLHGSSDISRNRQWLDEIEDPARRAIEAERLAALLRFVEATGCRRVPLLAHFGDSPAPSCRACDNCLSPPRLSDLTEPARKLLSAVYRTGQRFGIAHLTDVLRGQATPRVNDLGHDRLPLFGIGADLPKTAWAALARTLEAEEALLRDADHHGLRLGPAARAILKGERSVRVADSALAPRAKRERRRDRGTPADSSDPRFERLRALRRELAVAAGVPPYVIFHDSVLHAIVAANPRNLADLATIPGVGEAKRERYGAAFLAALGR, encoded by the coding sequence GTGTTTCCCCCGCCACCCCCCGCCGCCCGCGACTGCCTCACCCGCATCTTCGGCTTTGCCGATTTCCGCCCCTCCCAGGGTGCAATCGTCGGCGCGCTCTGCGCCGGGCAGGATGTCGCCGCCATCATGCCGACGGGCGCCGGCAAATCGCTCTGCTACCAGATCCCCGCCCTGGTCCGCCCCGGCACCGCCCTCGTCATCTCGCCGCTCATTGCCCTCATGCAGGACCAGGTGCGCGCCTTGACCGGCTTCGGCGTCCGCGCCGCCAGCCTCACCAGCGCCGACCCGGCAGACGCGCAGGCCCGCACCCGCGCGGCGCTCGAACGCGGCGCGCTCGACCTGCTGTACGTCTCCCCCGAACGGCTCGCCACGCCGGCCTTCCAGTCGCTCCTCGCCACCACGCGAATCGCGCTGGTGGCGGTGGACGAGGCACATTGCGTCTCCGAATGGGGCCATGATTTCCGCCCCGAATACCGCCTCATCCGCGGCGTCCTCGATTCGCTGCCGAACGTCCCGCGCATCGCGCTCACCGCCACCGCCGACGCCAACACCCGCGCCGACATCTGCGCCAACCTGGGCATCGATCCCGCGAACATGCTGGTCGCCGGCTTCGACCGGCCCAACATCACCTACCGGGTCGAACCCCGCCGCAACCCCCGCGCCCAGATCACCGCCTTGTTGCAGAAACACCCGCAGGCGTCCGCGATCATCTATTGCCGCAGCCGCGCCCAGGTGGACCAGATCGCCGACGCGCTCGCCGCCGCCGGCTTCCCGGCGCTGCCCTACCACGCCGGGCTGGACGCCCCCACCCGCAGCGCCAACCAGGCGCGCTGGGCCGCCGAACCCGGCCAGATCATGGTCGCCACCGTCGCCTTCGGCATGGGCGTGGACAAGCCAGACGTCCGCCTCGTCATCCACCTCGGCCTGCCCAAAAGCATCGAGGGCTATTATCAGGAAACCGGCCGCGCCGGGCGGGACGGCGACCCCGCCACCGCGGTCACCCTGCACGGCAGCAGCGACATCAGCCGCAACCGGCAATGGCTGGACGAGATCGAGGACCCCGCCCGCCGCGCCATCGAGGCCGAGCGCCTGGCCGCGCTGCTGCGCTTCGTCGAGGCCACCGGCTGCCGCCGCGTCCCCCTCCTCGCGCATTTCGGCGATTCGCCGGCGCCGTCCTGCCGCGCCTGCGACAATTGCCTGTCACCGCCGCGCCTCAGCGACCTCACCGAACCGGCGCGCAAGCTGCTCTCCGCCGTCTATCGCACCGGGCAGCGCTTCGGCATCGCCCACCTCACCGACGTGCTGCGCGGCCAGGCCACGCCGCGTGTCAACGATCTCGGCCACGACCGGCTGCCGCTGTTCGGCATCGGCGCCGACCTGCCCAAGACCGCCTGGGCCGCCCTTGCCCGCACGCTGGAGGCCGAGGAAGCGCTGCTGCGCGATGCCGACCATCACGGCCTCCGCCTCGGCCCCGCCGCGCGCGCCATCCTGAAGGGCGAACGCAGCGTGCGCGTCGCCGACAGCGCGCTGGCGCCCAGGGCGAAACGCGAACGCCGCCGTGATCGCGGCACCCCCGCCGACAGTTCCGACCCCCGGTTTGAGCGCCTGCGCGCGCTGCGCCGCGAGCTTGCGGTCGCCGCCGGCGTGCCCCCCTACGTCATCTTCCACGACAGCGTGCTGCACGCGATCGTCGCCGCCAACCCGCGCAACCTCGCCGACCTCGCCACCATCCCCGGCGTCGGCGAAGCCAAGCGCGAGCGCTACGGCGCCGCCTTCCTCGCCGCCCTCGGCCGATGA
- a CDS encoding glycine zipper 2TM domain-containing protein: protein MMMQKAMITAAAALLAAPALASPPDWAPAHGWRGDRVQYQDWRDPDFRDGYRNGYWQGVRKDDRDDWRDERRAYREGVRDGRRYEKRHDDWRDDRRDWRQHYRGDRYYYTQAYNNGWRYQNDRWYRGDPRYSRNVGYWRGDDGRYYCRRSDGTTGLLVGALAGGTLGNLVAGRGDKLLGSVLGGGIGAIIGSEIDKGSVRCR from the coding sequence ATGATGATGCAGAAAGCCATGATCACCGCCGCCGCTGCCCTGCTGGCCGCCCCGGCGCTGGCCAGCCCGCCGGACTGGGCGCCCGCGCACGGCTGGCGCGGCGACCGCGTCCAGTATCAGGACTGGCGCGACCCCGATTTCCGCGACGGTTATCGCAACGGCTATTGGCAGGGCGTGCGCAAGGACGACCGCGACGACTGGCGCGATGAACGCCGCGCCTACCGCGAGGGTGTGCGCGACGGCCGCCGCTATGAAAAGCGCCATGACGACTGGCGCGACGACCGCCGCGACTGGCGCCAGCATTATCGCGGCGATCGCTATTATTACACCCAGGCCTACAACAACGGCTGGCGCTACCAGAATGACCGCTGGTATCGCGGCGACCCGCGTTACAGCCGCAACGTCGGCTACTGGCGTGGTGACGACGGCCGCTATTATTGCCGTCGCAGCGACGGTACCACCGGCCTCTTGGTCGGCGCGCTGGCCGGCGGCACCCTCGGCAACCTCGTCGCCGGCCGCGGCGACAAGCTGCTCGGCAGCGTGCTCGGCGGCGGCATCGGCGCCATCATCGGCAGCGAAATCGACAAAGGTAGTGTTCGCTGCCGCTGA
- a CDS encoding RsmB/NOP family class I SAM-dependent RNA methyltransferase, whose translation MAEGDPAGTPARRAAVQLLHAVTVLGKPLDAVLGGALGGLPQGNDRALAHALVGQALRWLVDLDALIDSTTAEVLAPDVRVRQVLRVALVGALRLGTPPHAVIATALPLLAGGPRRLAHGVLSTLFKRRAALPPVPTLPPAWAARWRAQWGEDMVAAASAALAEVPPLDVAVQRATDGLEGVSLLPGHLRLAGTHGVEAIPGYASGDWWVQDVAAQLPVTLLGDVAGMRVLDLCAAPGGKTMQLAARGAHVVALEKEARRVARIEANLARTDLRAEIVVADALEWEPGQAFDAVLLDAPCSASGVFRRHPDLLHLKAMEDLGALLVVQAALRARAAAWLKPGGRMVYAVCSLERAEGEEHAPPPGVVAEPLLTAELPDWVTPAADGTVRVLPGMVEGGADGFFMARWRRG comes from the coding sequence ATCGCTGAGGGCGATCCCGCGGGCACGCCGGCGCGGCGGGCGGCGGTGCAGCTGCTGCACGCGGTGACCGTGCTGGGGAAGCCGCTGGACGCGGTGCTGGGCGGCGCGCTGGGGGGATTGCCGCAGGGCAATGACCGGGCGCTGGCGCACGCCCTGGTGGGGCAGGCGCTGCGCTGGCTGGTGGATCTGGACGCGCTGATCGACAGCACGACGGCCGAGGTGCTGGCGCCCGACGTGCGCGTGCGGCAGGTGCTGCGGGTGGCGCTGGTGGGGGCGCTGCGGCTGGGGACGCCGCCGCATGCGGTGATCGCGACCGCGCTGCCGCTGTTGGCGGGCGGCCCGCGGCGGCTGGCGCACGGGGTGCTCTCGACGCTGTTCAAGCGGCGCGCGGCATTGCCGCCGGTGCCGACGCTGCCGCCGGCGTGGGCGGCGCGGTGGCGGGCGCAGTGGGGCGAGGACATGGTGGCGGCGGCGAGCGCGGCGCTCGCCGAGGTGCCGCCGCTGGATGTGGCGGTGCAGCGGGCGACTGACGGGCTGGAGGGGGTGTCCTTGCTGCCGGGGCATCTTCGGCTGGCGGGGACCCATGGCGTAGAGGCGATTCCCGGCTATGCCAGCGGCGACTGGTGGGTGCAGGATGTGGCGGCGCAGCTGCCGGTGACGCTGTTGGGCGATGTGGCGGGGATGCGCGTGCTGGACCTGTGCGCGGCGCCGGGGGGCAAGACGATGCAGCTGGCGGCGCGCGGGGCGCATGTGGTGGCGCTGGAGAAGGAGGCGCGGCGGGTGGCGCGGATCGAGGCGAACCTGGCGCGCACGGACCTGCGCGCGGAGATCGTGGTGGCCGATGCGCTGGAGTGGGAACCGGGGCAGGCGTTCGATGCGGTGCTGCTGGACGCGCCCTGTTCGGCAAGCGGCGTGTTCCGGCGGCATCCCGACCTGCTGCACCTGAAGGCGATGGAGGATCTGGGCGCGCTGCTGGTGGTGCAGGCGGCGTTGCGGGCCCGGGCGGCGGCATGGCTGAAGCCGGGGGGGCGAATGGTCTATGCGGTGTGCTCGCTGGAGCGGGCGGAGGGAGAGGAGCATGCACCGCCGCCCGGGGTGGTGGCTGAGCCGCTGCTGACAGCGGAGCTGCCGGATTGGGTGACGCCCGCGGCGGATGGCACGGTGCGGGTGCTGCCGGGGATGGTGGAGGGTGGCGCGGACGGGTTTTTCATGGCGCGGTGGCGGAGGGGGTGA